GAAGGAATGCCCGCAGATGGGTCCGGACGGGAAATGTCAGGGCCTGTATTTTGGTTTCACCTGTATTGAGGACAAATGCCGAATGCAGAACCGCGAATCGCAATGCAAGTATTGCATAGGCGGGGACTATTGCCTCAAATACAACCGTTTCGGATGCGTCGGACTGGAAAATTGCGGTTCCAAGGACGAGTACATGGCGTCCCTCAGACACCCGCAGGAGAAGGCGGATATCTATCAATAGATATCTTTTCGGATGCGCGGCACCATTGATAACCAGCACCGTCCGCTCGGTCAGCATCTTGAACTTTTTTCCCTAGCTGATCATGGCATCAAACTCCAGCTTCCCAAGGCAAAAACAACGACTGAAATAAGAATGGTCAAGGGCAACGTAGCTAACGCATAGTGGGTGATCGTTTCCGACCAATCCTCGGTTACGATGTTGGTAAAAAGATTCTAATCACGACCGATTTATGAAGAAAGTATTTTCCGATTGACGAAGGGCTATTACCCTTCCATAGAACCCAAATGAATCATCATAAAAGATGACCGTTCATACGGCTTAACATTAAATTGGACACAAATAAATATAAATAAACCAACATCCTTAAAATTATGTGCATCTTACGAGAAAGGAACTTGTCCTATCCCGTATGAACGGCGAAGTGGACGATCGCGTCCCGGTACTACCACCATTTCAATCATTTTTTGCGAACAGGATTGCCGGAATTAATACTCAGGATGCCCGTAAATGCCCAGGGAAGGTGGCCAGGGCTCAGATAGACATCGCTTATCGATGCGATTTCGACGGGATAGACATGGGGGTCGATGGGTTGGCGCCCATCGAGGCCTGCGGATCGAGGGTTAGCTTTCCTGAATTTGGGTTGCCCTATACGACCGAACCGGCCATCTCAACTTTGAATGAATTGGATGAGCTACTGATACCAGATCCCGATGAGGACCACCGATTCCAAGCATCCCTGCTGGCAGCGGAGAAGATCGTCGAGGAGATCGGGAACGAGTACTTTACCCAGGCCTCTCTATGTGGTCCCATCACGTTCATGGGGGAGTTGAGGGGTCTTGACACCTTCATATCGGACCTCGATGTCCATCCTGACCTTGCCGAGGACATGATCGAATATTCCACCGCCGTTTTCAATCGGTACATCGAGGAATATTTCAGATTGGACGTTGACGCCCTGGTAATATCGGAACCGACCTGTGCGGGCGATTATCTGTCCGCAGGGCAATTCAGGAGGTTCGCCCTACCAGCCATCGATCGTTGCATCACATTATGTAAGAGGTCGAAGAAGAAGGTGATCCTTCACCTATGCGGAAGTTCAAAGGACATCCTGAAGTACATATCAGATACGGACATCGATGCCGTTTGCCTTGATGCCGACATCGCCGATATACCGGAGAACATGAAGAGAAAGACCATAATCGGGAACATATCAGGCTCTCAATTTTCCTCGGGCGATCATCATGATGTCCTTAAAGCGTCTATTAAATGCATTGATTCCATGTTAGGCGAGAGGTTCATCTTGGGTTCGGGCTGCATAATCCCACTGACATCCCGCATATCAAATCTGAGAATGCTGAAGTACGCGAGCGAGTACCACATGCTGAACCAACGATGACAGGTCGCACTTGTTAAGCGAGGACCACGAATTACTTTGATCTCTGATCATCCTTGCGGCAGGAAGGTCGAATGTCTTTATCAACGAGGTAATAAAGATAGTGTCGGGTCGCCGCCAATATGAAATCGGACCGTGATCTGAAGATATCCTCATCAACCCACCCGTCGATGCCCGTCACGAGACCTTTCGGGAGCCTCACATTGACAGCGACCCCTTCTCCGGTCCTCGTCATATCCGATATCAAGTCCTCTCCCTTATTGTGGAGATCCGAAACGATGGATATTCTTTCGTCCTCTTTACGTTCGCCCCTGCCCATGGTAACCAACTCAACGCAATCGTTGATAAATATTTAATTATAATTTGATCAATGGATACTATTACAGACCCTTAATAATATGATCCACTTATAATATTCATTTCATTAATATAATATCAATGTTTGGAGGGAAGCGAAAAGCCCATGTGTTTCGCTCCCCCCGATGTTGATGTTTCGAATCACCGTTCCATTATCATTGATAGACAGGGGTGTACTCTTCAGCAGCCGTCCTCAACATGGTGATGTTATCCCATGGTGTGTCCCTCGGGAACCCGCAAGCTGGTGCCAACACGAACCCGCCCCCATGAGCAGCTTTCTCGGTGCATGACCTGACCGATTCCCTCACCGTCTCCTTTGTTCCGTTCAACAGCGCGGTAATGGTGGGAACCGCACCTGCTACGACGACCCGGTCCCCGATCGTTCTTTTATAATGTGCCAGATCGATCTTGGAATCCACGCTGAATATGTCGACGCCCATCTCTGGGGTCAGCTTGCATACGTTCTGCGTATCCCCACAAACATGATACAGAATTGGCGTTTTATAAGCGCTCTTCAAATGAACGAAGTTGCGCATTGTCGGACCCATGGCAAAGTCGCGAAAGAGCTGTTCCGAGATCAGGTCCTCGGAGGCGACAGGATCACCTATGAGGGGGAGTTCTATTCCCGCCTCGACATACCGAGACAATATTCCTTCACATAGTTTTTCAACATTGGAGATTACTTTCTTTGCCATTTCTGGTTCCGTAATAATGTTCAACATGAGCGGCTCTGCTCCCATTAAGAACGCAGACATGGACATCACTCCCGGGACCAGCCCGGTCATGATAACGTTGTCGCCTACAAGCTCTCGGGATGGACCAACCTTATCGAACGTGCCCTTGTTCATCCACGGTGTCTGCTTCGGATCCATGGGGTCGAAGAATTCTTTAGAGTCAACATCTTCCGGTGTGGCGTAAAATAAACTTGTGGGGCTGGCGGTATTATTATCTGGTTCACTCGTTGTTTGGCCCAGGTCTTTCAGTATGCCCATGTTCTCCGTTGCGCTGACGATGATGTCGAACTTTGTGAATTTTTGTAATTCGGCCGTCGCCTTTGCCGCCACTTCTGGACTCCATCGTAAATCCTTCACCTGGAGACCGATATATCTTGCCATCAGCAATGCCTCGTCCATCTCCAGTATGCAGGCTCTGTCCACTGGTTCGTGGGCCAAGGTGGCCTCGAACCGCTCCCTTGATGTCATCTTGTTCATTTCATTCCTCCATAATTTTGTCAATCTCTTAATCGTAGATTAATGGAATGTAAAGATATATGTGTACATTAACTTTACAATAACAACGATTCTGTAAATTTATCTTCATGGACACTGACGAATCGTTCCTTAATGCTTCGTCGCAACTGTTAGGAAGCTTGAACGTGTTGAAAAGGTGACACGAAGAAAGGCGAGAAGAATTGTCCCCGTCTCGACGAGGGCGACAGGTGCAAGAGGTTTTACTACGATTTCAAGAGCTCGGGGACAATTACTAGATGACCGATCGAAATGCGGCGTGTCAACATTGCGCCAGCGGGGACCATTGCGTTTAGTACGATCATTTCAGCGGCGCGGGCTCTGAGAACTGCGGGACCGAGGGAGAGCATATGTCGTTCATCAGGAAAACCAAGGAAATGGCAGATATCTACCAATAGAGATCTTTTCGGATGCGCGGCACCATTGCCGCCAGCACCGCCTGCTCGGTGAGAGCCTTTCGATCAAGGACGCCGTTCGTCAGTATCCCGATGGCGCCTACGCCCGTCCCCTGGTCGCCTTCTTCGAACAGATCGGCGCAGGCGCTTCCTACGGAGGCCCCTTGGCGCACCTTCGCTTCTATCATAGGCGGATACCGGAATCCCATGCCATGTCCAATGGTCGCCCTTCCCATTGCGTCCACTATGACGCAGTACTGCACGTCATAGAGCCCGTCCTCCCTTTCCCAGACCCCAGCCTCCACCCCCACCCCAAGATCGTTCTGAGCTAGGCTTGACATCGCTCTCGCCATGGCCCCTTGCTCCGCTTCGCGGCCCCAGGGCTGTTCCCCCACCTCGCTAGGAACGTCCACGGTGCTCATCTCCAGTTTGGGATGGAACCTTTGAATCACCTCTCTAACCGCCGACAGTTTGACAGGGTTCAACGATCCCACTCCGACCTTTAGTGGTCTGAACAGCTTCCCTTCGGCATCGATCTCACCATCAAGTATGCGGCTGGAACTGATTGGTCTATAATCGTCCGCCAGTACGTATGGGACCACCACGATACGAACGGGGGGTAACCCGTTCCGTAATCGCAGGTCGTTTATCCGCGGACCTTGCATATGAGTCTCTTCAGAAACCACCAGCACCTCTAGTCCAGGGTCAGTTCCAGCTGTTCCCTCCTTCACGTCCAAGGGAACGATATGGAAACAAGCGCCCTTCCCCCCCAGGTGGTCCGATAGGACGGCCTCCCTTTGCAAATATGGTAGAACCGTGATCTTGTTCTCGCGGCAGTAAGTATCGCTCATCAATCCGACGGTCAGCTCCCCGCCTAATGCTATCGCCGTGTCCAACAATCGCCGGTGACCCCGGTGCAAGACGTTGAACGTCCCGCCCGTTCCGACCATCATCATAACACCGACAGTAGGAGCGCCCCCATCAAAATGAGAACGCTCACCACGTACAGGATGAGCAGCTGGCGCTTCTTTCCCTTTAGCGCGCTCTGGCTGCCCCTCTCGCAATCTTCGGAGCAGTAACGTCCTTCGCCCACGAACGCTTTTCCGCATGAGCGGCAATGCTTATGTTGGGCGATCTTTTGGTTCATGTCCCTCTCACCATTAAGAACGAATATAAACTTTAGCTCAAATAAAGCGGCGGTCCAGCTCGTTGTTCACTATGGTGATGCAGTGATCGGCGTGATAGGACACCGGACCGAGCTTCAGTACCTTCGGTTGGTACTGCAGGAGCAGCGATTCCTCGTCCGGGGTCAGGTCCATGTGGTCACTTAGAACGAAGGTCACGTTCTCAGGGATCTCCGCCAAACGTATGTCCTGTCCATCCTCCTTGAGGTACACCAGCTCCGTTTCCTGCTCCATCAGTCCCAAAACGTCCTGGAAGGAACGGGAGCTGACGTAAATTCCGGGGGTGCTACGTTCCTCAGAAATGGTGTCCTTCATCAAAGCGTTCCTGATGAGCGCTCCGGTGCTCCTCTCGTCCGGGTTCAGGTAACGCAGTTCGCTTCCCACCAGCCGTATTGTGCGGGTGGGGGTGGGCGGTCCCTGTAGAATGAGTATGACCTCCACGTCCTTGCGCAGGTCGTGGCTCAGGAAGAATGCGGAATTGACACAGCGCAATAGAACGTCCAGACGTCCGGCCCCTCCGGCAAGGTCATCCAACTTGAAGTCCGCGGCGGTCGATGCCTTATGCCCGATGACGATGAAGCGCCTCATTGCAAACCCTCGAACCCACCGCCCTGCATCTGCTTCATAAGCTGTTTTCGCAGCTTGCGGTTGCCCATGAAACCTTTCACAGCTTTCTTTGATGAATTGTACTGATGTAGTAGCTCACGTACGTTCTTGGGGTCCATACCTGAGCCACGGGCGATGCGCATGACCCGGGATGACTTGATCAGCTTGGGGTTCTCCATCTCCTCCTCGGTCATGGAGTCCATTATCGTGCGGTATCGCCTCAGGCGTTCCTGGGTCTCCTCGATGTCGATCTTCTCGTCCAGTCCGGCTCCCATGCCGGGCAGCATGGCCATAAGCTTCTTCAAGGGCCCCATGCTGGTGAGCATCTCCATCTGATCATACATCTCCCTAAGGGAGAACTTGCCCGACATGATCCTCTTGGTGGTCTCCATCGCCTGCTCCTCACTAATGGAGTCCTTCGCGGTCTCCATTAACGATTGCAGGTCCCCCATGCCTAGCATTCGTGAGATGAATCGTGATGGTATGAACGGGTCGAGGTCCTCCAAGTGCTCACCGACGCCGATGAAGACGATGGGCGCTTTTGTGCGCGAGACCGCGCTCAAGGCACCGCCACCCTTGGCCGTACCGTCCATCTTGGTCATTATGACCGATGTGACGCCCACGGCGTCATGGAAGGCCTGAGCCTGAGGTCCGGCCTGCTGTCCAACGCTTGCGTCCAAGACCAAGATGCGCTCGTTGGGCTTGGCAACGTTCGCCACGTCCTTTATCTCCTCGATGAGGTCCCCTTCCAAGGCGTGCCTGCCCGAAGTATCGATGATAATAACGTCCATTGCTTGGAACTCTTTCATCCCGGTGTCGACGATCTTGACCGCTGAACTCTCGGTGGGAACACCGTAGACCGGCACTCCGACCTTGTCACCGATCTGCTTCAGCTGATCATAGGCCGCCGGTCGGTGTACGTCTGCGGCGATGAGCCCGACCTTCAGACCTTTCTTATGGAAGTAACGGCCCAGCTTGCCTGCGCTGGTGGTCTTCCCCTGGCCGTAGAGGCCGACCATCATGATGACCTGTTTTCCCAAAGGCAAGGTCCGCTGTTCGCCCAGTATATTGACCAGTTCCTCGTAGATGATGCGGACGACGTGCTCCCTCGAGCTCTTTCCAGCAGGAGGTTTCTCAGTGAGAGCTCTGCGCTCCACCTCCTTGGTGATCTCCAGGACCATCTTTACGTTGACATCGGCCTGAAGGAGAGCCCTCTGAATGTCCTTGGACACCTCCTTGACCAGCTTTTCATCGACGTTGCTGGAGTTTACGACCTTCTTGAGGACGTCCCTCAATGACTGGCCCAATCCTTCCAATACCATTTTACGACCTATATTGACAATCAGATGAACTTAAATAACCTTTGCCCTGGGCAATTTTCAAGAACTGTAAGAAAAAGGGGTTTGGGAAGGACCAGTCCTGTCAGAAGGGATGGGATGCACTCTGAAAACCAGCCCAGACCTTCCCGATTACTACTATCTTTTCGACGATATATATAGTTTACCATTTTTCTGGCTATGCAGAAAATAGGTAAAAAATAATGGTAGCCAGTAAAAATAAAAGTTTTGATGTTAAGGGGTTTAAGATCAGAGGTAGCCGCTCTTCTGTAGGACCATAAGGTCCTCGGTGCTGAGCTTTTCTCCGCGTTTGAACTTGTCGAAGATGTCCTCAGCTTCCTTCATTGCTACGCTCTCGTCCTTTTTCTTGCGAGCCTTGCGAGCTTTCTGTCTCAGGCCGGTGATGATCTTGTCGTAATCATGCACCTGACGTATGTGGTCGATGTGCCTGCGGTGCTCTTCATCGGCCTTGCCCTTGGTCTCGATGAACTTCTCCTGGGATTCGTCCGCATCCTTACGCAGCTTGTCCGCCTCTTCGTATATCTTTATCATGGCGTCATGCTCGTTCTGGGCGCTTTCTGCCAGTTGACTTACCAACCCGTGCTGCTCTTCTGCCTTATCCTTGGCATCGCGCA
The sequence above is a segment of the Methanomassiliicoccales archaeon genome. Coding sequences within it:
- a CDS encoding uroporphyrinogen decarboxylase family protein; translation: MHLTRKELVLSRMNGEVDDRVPVLPPFQSFFANRIAGINTQDARKCPGKVARAQIDIAYRCDFDGIDMGVDGLAPIEACGSRVSFPEFGLPYTTEPAISTLNELDELLIPDPDEDHRFQASLLAAEKIVEEIGNEYFTQASLCGPITFMGELRGLDTFISDLDVHPDLAEDMIEYSTAVFNRYIEEYFRLDVDALVISEPTCAGDYLSAGQFRRFALPAIDRCITLCKRSKKKVILHLCGSSKDILKYISDTDIDAVCLDADIADIPENMKRKTIIGNISGSQFSSGDHHDVLKASIKCIDSMLGERFILGSGCIIPLTSRISNLRMLKYASEYHMLNQR
- a CDS encoding ribbon-helix-helix domain-containing protein — translated: MGRGERKEDERISIVSDLHNKGEDLISDMTRTGEGVAVNVRLPKGLVTGIDGWVDEDIFRSRSDFILAATRHYLYYLVDKDIRPSCRKDDQRSK
- a CDS encoding uroporphyrinogen decarboxylase family protein, whose translation is MNKMTSRERFEATLAHEPVDRACILEMDEALLMARYIGLQVKDLRWSPEVAAKATAELQKFTKFDIIVSATENMGILKDLGQTTSEPDNNTASPTSLFYATPEDVDSKEFFDPMDPKQTPWMNKGTFDKVGPSRELVGDNVIMTGLVPGVMSMSAFLMGAEPLMLNIITEPEMAKKVISNVEKLCEGILSRYVEAGIELPLIGDPVASEDLISEQLFRDFAMGPTMRNFVHLKSAYKTPILYHVCGDTQNVCKLTPEMGVDIFSVDSKIDLAHYKRTIGDRVVVAGAVPTITALLNGTKETVRESVRSCTEKAAHGGGFVLAPACGFPRDTPWDNITMLRTAAEEYTPVYQ
- the yjjX gene encoding inosine/xanthosine triphosphatase, encoding MMMVGTGGTFNVLHRGHRRLLDTAIALGGELTVGLMSDTYCRENKITVLPYLQREAVLSDHLGGKGACFHIVPLDVKEGTAGTDPGLEVLVVSEETHMQGPRINDLRLRNGLPPVRIVVVPYVLADDYRPISSSRILDGEIDAEGKLFRPLKVGVGSLNPVKLSAVREVIQRFHPKLEMSTVDVPSEVGEQPWGREAEQGAMARAMSSLAQNDLGVGVEAGVWEREDGLYDVQYCVIVDAMGRATIGHGMGFRYPPMIEAKVRQGASVGSACADLFEEGDQGTGVGAIGILTNGVLDRKALTEQAVLAAMVPRIRKDLYW
- a CDS encoding DUF2116 family Zn-ribbon domain-containing protein; this encodes MNQKIAQHKHCRSCGKAFVGEGRYCSEDCERGSQSALKGKKRQLLILYVVSVLILMGALLLSVL
- the trmY gene encoding tRNA (pseudouridine(54)-N(1))-methyltransferase TrmY; this encodes MRRFIVIGHKASTAADFKLDDLAGGAGRLDVLLRCVNSAFFLSHDLRKDVEVILILQGPPTPTRTIRLVGSELRYLNPDERSTGALIRNALMKDTISEERSTPGIYVSSRSFQDVLGLMEQETELVYLKEDGQDIRLAEIPENVTFVLSDHMDLTPDEESLLLQYQPKVLKLGPVSYHADHCITIVNNELDRRFI
- a CDS encoding signal recognition particle protein Srp54, whose amino-acid sequence is MVLEGLGQSLRDVLKKVVNSSNVDEKLVKEVSKDIQRALLQADVNVKMVLEITKEVERRALTEKPPAGKSSREHVVRIIYEELVNILGEQRTLPLGKQVIMMVGLYGQGKTTSAGKLGRYFHKKGLKVGLIAADVHRPAAYDQLKQIGDKVGVPVYGVPTESSAVKIVDTGMKEFQAMDVIIIDTSGRHALEGDLIEEIKDVANVAKPNERILVLDASVGQQAGPQAQAFHDAVGVTSVIMTKMDGTAKGGGALSAVSRTKAPIVFIGVGEHLEDLDPFIPSRFISRMLGMGDLQSLMETAKDSISEEQAMETTKRIMSGKFSLREMYDQMEMLTSMGPLKKLMAMLPGMGAGLDEKIDIEETQERLRRYRTIMDSMTEEEMENPKLIKSSRVMRIARGSGMDPKNVRELLHQYNSSKKAVKGFMGNRKLRKQLMKQMQGGGFEGLQ